A section of the Trichomycterus rosablanca isolate fTriRos1 chromosome 6, fTriRos1.hap1, whole genome shotgun sequence genome encodes:
- the kcnj3b gene encoding G protein-activated inward rectifier potassium channel 1, whose protein sequence is MSALQKKFGDDFQVATTSSSGGAFKQEKKKKRQRFVDKNGRCNVQHGNLGGETSRYLSDLFTTLVDLKWRWNLFVFVLTYTVAWLFMASMWWLIAFVRGDLERSRDDKYTPCVANVHNFPSAFLFFIETEATIGYGYRYITDKCPEGIILFLFQSILGSIVDAFLIGCMFIKMSQPKKRAETLMFSEHAAISMRDGKLTLMFRVGNLRNSHMVSAQIRCKLLKSRQTPEGEFLPLDQLELDVGFSTGADQLFLVSPLTICHVIDSKSPFYDLSLRSMQTEQFEIVVILEGIVETTGMTCQARTSYTEDEVLWGHRFFPVISLEEGFFKVDYSQFHGTFEVPTPPHSVKEQEESLLLSSPLTAPSLCHSTGVLTEGSSTVDGLEALQSDAETGSINMAAPLTTTKLPAKLQKLTGRDGMPRKLLRMSSEITYNLGELPVKLQRISSAPGVAEDRLPPISSLLSSAEEKFSSRLGLIGGEPISQSVTDLPPKLQRLAGGIGVGVGVGRMDGHLPPKLRKMHSERFTGLSLK, encoded by the exons ATGTCTGCGTTGCAGAAGAAATTCGGAGATGATTTCCAGGTAGCCACGACCTCTTCAAGCGGAGGCGCTTTTaaacaagagaaaaagaaaaaaaggcaaCGCTTCGTGGATAAAAACGGACGCTGCAACGTCCAGCACGGAAACCTGGGCGGAGAGACCAGCCGCTACCTGTCCGATCTCTTCACCACCCTGGTGGATCTGAAGTGGCGCTGGAACCTGTTCGTCTTCGTGCTCACCTACACGGTGGCCTGGCTCTTCATGGCCTCTATGTGGTGGCTGATCGCCTTCGTGCGCGGAGATCTGGAGCGCTCGCGCGACGACAAGTACACCCCGTGCGTCGCCAACGTGCACAACTTTCCGTCCGCTTTCCTTTTCTTCATCGAGACCGAAGCCACCATAGGCTACGGATACCGGTACATCACGGACAAGTGCCCCGAGGGCatcatcctcttcctcttccaGTCCATTCTGGGCTCCATCGTGGATGCCTTTCTCATCGGCtgcatgtttattaaaatgtcGCAGCCGAAGAAACGCGCGGAGACGCTGATGTTCAGCGAGCACGCGGCCATCTCCATGCGCGACGGCAAACTCACGCTCATGTTCCGCGTGGGAAACCTGAGGAACAGCCACATGGTGTCCGCACAGATCCGCTGCAAACTTCTCAAA TCTCGACAGACTCCTGAGGGTGAATTCCTGCCTCTGGACCAGCTGGAGCTAGATGTTGGTTTCAGTACGGGAGCAGATCAGCTCTTCCTGGTGTCACCCCTCACCATCTGCCATGTGATTGATTCAAAAAGTCCCTTTTATGATCTATCACTCAGGTCCATGCAGACAGAGCAGTTTGAGATCGTAGTGATCCTGGAGGGCATTGTGGAGACCACAG GCATGACCTGCCAGGCACGGACGTCATACACCGAAGACGAGGTCCTTTGGGGTCACCGCTTCTTTCCAGTCATCTCTCTGGAGGAGGGCTTTTTTAAGGTGGACTACTCGCAGTTTCATGGTACTTTTGAGGTGCCCACACCTCCACACAGTGTCAAAGAGCAGGAGGAGAGCTTGCTGCTGTCCTCACCACTCACCGCCCCCTCACTCTGCCACAGTACAGGAGTCCTGACTGAAGGCAGCAGCACTGTGGATGGTCTGGAGGCCCTCCAGAGTGATGCGGAGACCGGCTCAATCAATATGGCTGCTCCCCTGACTACAACTAAACTTCCAGCCAAACTGCAAAAGTTGACTGGAAGAGACGGCATGCCACGCAAGCTTCTACGCATGAGCTCAGAGATTACGTACAACCTGGGTGAGCTGCCCGTCAAGCTTCAGAGAATCAGCTCTGCACCTGGCGTGGCCGAGGACAGGCTGCCACCTATCAGCTCTCTGCTCAGCTCTGCAGAAGAAAAGTTCTCTTCCAGACTGGGACTTATAGGGGGTGAACCCATCAGCCAGTCAGTGACAGACCTGCCGCCAAAATTGCAGCGACTAGCCGGAGGGATTGGAGTCGGAGTTGGCGTTGGAAGAATGGACGGCCACCTGCCTCCCAAACTACGAAAGATGCACTCAGAGAGGTTTACAGGGTTAAGTCTAAAATAA
- the LOC134316468 gene encoding DNA ligase 1-like: protein MWIQMFRRLFGKRTKIHHLPKEKVKENGRNEKLGEFADKEQEHLQEEMKTSYKRLEDSHEILLSLHVIFKKHAECSENLLREIEKLSDVIEKTKMPKMEVSQAFTPVPGSFSPSSSSFSSAGIRLPPIKELQHSSVDSSLHTDEAKPSQFPKLAWDANESISNNTEEIFLTGTEINEMELQTVEETNESVQNEPPDVKIRCLEMEFHAKKDKWSKFEKEEKLKLKLETSEAKQRRQTETKELKLKIKFLEKKAKREMQERIKKLKDLEKEIKNEKAMLLLRQKELKKKVKMESKEECDEEKMEEHRKDDEKVDEVQNKNVLKIFQNLRFRSCKAV from the exons ATGTGGATACAAATGTTCCGGAGACTGTTTGGTAAGCGCACCAAAATCCATCATCTTCCT AAGGAGAAGGTGAAAGAGAATGGAAGAAATGAAAAGTTGGGGGAATTTGCAGATAAGGAACAGGAGCACCTGCAGGAAGAAATGAAGACCTCTTATAAGAGATTGGAGGACAGCCACGAAATCCTGCTGTCACTTCACGTGATTTTCAAAAAGCATGCCGAGTGCTCTGAGAATCTTTTGAGGGAGATCGAGAAATTGAGTGATGTTATTGAG aaaacaAAAATGCCTAAGATGGAAGTCAGCCAGGCCTTCACACCAGTTCCAGGATCTTTTTCTCCATCATCCTCTTCTTTTAGCTCTGCCGGGATACGGCTTCCACCTATAAAAGAGCTCCAGCATTCCTCTGTGGACTCCAGTTTGCACACTGATGAAGCAAAGCCATCCCAATTCCCCAAGTTAGCATGGGATGCAAATGAAAGCATCAGCAACAACACAGAAGAGATTTTTCTGACTGGCACTGAGATAAATGAAATGGAGCTGCAAACTGTCGAAGAAACAAACGAGAGCGTTCAAAACGAGCCACCTGATGTGAAAATACGCTGTTTGGAGATGGAGTTTCATGCCAAGAAAGATAAATGGTCCAAGTTTGAAAaggaggagaagctgaaactcaaACTTGAGACGTCTGAGGCGAAGCAGAGAAGACAGACGGAAACTAAAGAGCtaaaattgaaaataaaatttCTGGAAAAGAAGGCCAAACGTGAAATGCAGGAGAGAATAAAGAAGCTAAAGGATCTGGAAAAGGAAATAAAGAATGAGAAAGCAATGCTTCTCCTTAGGCAGAAAGAGCTGAAAAAGAAAGTGAAGATGGAGAGCAAGGAGGAGTGTGATGAGGAAAAGATGGAAGAGCACAGGAAGGATGACGAGAAAGTGGatgaagtgcaaaacaaaaatgtcTTAAAAATATTTCAAAATCTTAGATTTAGGAGTTGTAAGGCAGTGTAA